The following coding sequences lie in one Anomalospiza imberbis isolate Cuckoo-Finch-1a 21T00152 chromosome 17, ASM3175350v1, whole genome shotgun sequence genomic window:
- the CSTF1 gene encoding cleavage stimulation factor subunit 1 isoform X3: MYRTKVSLKDRQQLYKLIISQLLYDGYINIANGLINEIKPQSVCAPSEQLLHLIKLGMENDDSAVQYAIGRSDTVAPGTGIDLEFDADVQTMSPEASEYETCYVTSHKGPCRVATYSRDGQLIATGSADASIKILDTERMLAKSAMPIEVMMNETAQQNMENHPVIRTLYDHVDEVTCLAFHPTEQILASGSRDYTLKLFDYSKPSAKRAFKYIQEAEMLRSISFHPSGDFILVGTQHPTLRLYDINTFQCFVSCNPQDQHTDAICSVNYNASANMYVTGSKDGCIKLWDGVSNRCITTFEKAHDGAEVCSAIFSKNSKYILSSGKDSVAKLWEISTGRTLVKYTGAGLSGRQVHRTQAVFNHTEDYVLLPDERTISLCCWDSRTAERRNLLSLGHNSIVRCIVHSPTNPGFMTCSDDYRARFWYRRSTTD, encoded by the exons ATGTATAGGACAAAAGTCAGTTTGAAAGATCGTCAGCAACTTTACAAACTGATAATTAGTCAGCTGCTCTATGATGGATACATCAACATTGCCAATGGCTTGATAAATGAGATCAAACCACAGTCTGTCTGTGCACCCTCTGAACAACTGCTGCACCTAATTAAGTTAG GCATGGAGAACGACGACAGCGCTGTCCAGTACGCCATCGGCCGCTCGGACACCGTGGCGCCGGGCACCGGCATCGACCTGGAGTTCGACGCCGACGTGCAGACCATGTCCCCCGAGGCGTCCGAGTACGAGACCTGCTACGTGACCTCCCACAAGGGGCCCTGCCGCGTGGCCACCTACAGCAGGGACGGGCAGCTGATAGCCACGGGCTCGGCCGATGCCTCCATCAAAATCCTGGACACCGAgaggatgctggccaagagcgCCATGCCCATCGAG GTCATGATGAATGAGACAGCACAGCAGAACATGGAGAACCACCCGGTGATCCGGACTCTGTACGATCACGTGGATGAAGTGACGTGTTTAGCTTTCCACCCAACAGAACAGATCCTGGCATCTGGCTCAAGGGACTACACACTTAAATTGTTTGATTATTCAAAACCTTCTGCCAAAAGAGCCTTCAAATACATCCAG GAAGCAGAGATGTTACGCTCCATTTCTTTCCACCCTTCTGGGGATTTCATCCTGGTGGGGACCCAGCACCCAACCCTTCGTCTGTACGACATCAACACCTTCCAGTGCTTCGTGTCCTGCAACCCCCAGGACCAGCACACCGATGCCATCTGCTCCGTCAACTACAACGCCAGCGCCAACATGTACGTGACAGGCAGCAAGGATGGCTGCATCAAACTCTGGGATGGGGTCTCCAACCGCTGCATCACCACCTTTGAGAAGGCACACGATGGAGCTGAAGTCTGTTCTgctattttttccaaaaattcCAAGTATATTTTGTCCAGTGGGAAAGACTCTGTGGCTAAACTCTGGGAGATATCCACTGGTCGGACGCTGGTGAAATACACAG GTGCTGGTTTGAGCGGCCGCCAGGTGCACAGGACTCAGGCTGTGTTCAACCACACAGAGGATTACGTGCTGCTGCCAGACGAGAGGACcatcagcctgtgctgctgggactCCAGGACTGCGGAGCGCAGGAacctcctgtccctggggcACAACAGCATCGTGCGCTGCATCGTGCACTCCCCCACCAACCCCGGCTTCATGACCTGCAGCGACGACTACAGGGCCAGGTTCTGGTACAGGAGGTCCACCACAGACTGA
- the CSTF1 gene encoding cleavage stimulation factor subunit 1 isoform X2 produces MSGRRVAAACDRRQLPRGMGSMAAPLLDPRPLRLPFLEADAPPRQSLLTMYRTKVSLKDRQQLYKLIISQLLYDGYINIANGLINEIKPQSVCAPSEQLLHLIKLGMENDDSAVQYAIGRSDTVAPGTGIDLEFDADVQTMSPEASEYETCYVTSHKGPCRVATYSRDGQLIATGSADASIKILDTERMLAKSAMPIEVMMNETAQQNMENHPVIRTLYDHVDEVTCLAFHPTEQILASGSRDYTLKLFDYSKPSAKRAFKYIQEAEMLRSISFHPSGDFILVGTQHPTLRLYDINTFQCFVSCNPQDQHTDAICSVNYNASANMYVTGSKDGCIKLWDGVSNRCITTFEKAHDGAEVCSAIFSKNSKYILSSGKDSVAKLWEISTGRTLVKYTGAGLSGRQVHRTQAVFNHTEDYVLLPDERTISLCCWDSRTAERRNLLSLGHNSIVRCIVHSPTNPGFMTCSDDYRARFWYRRSTTD; encoded by the exons GCCCCCCCAAGGCAGTCCCTGCTCACAATGTATAGGACAAAAGTCAGTTTGAAAGATCGTCAGCAACTTTACAAACTGATAATTAGTCAGCTGCTCTATGATGGATACATCAACATTGCCAATGGCTTGATAAATGAGATCAAACCACAGTCTGTCTGTGCACCCTCTGAACAACTGCTGCACCTAATTAAGTTAG GCATGGAGAACGACGACAGCGCTGTCCAGTACGCCATCGGCCGCTCGGACACCGTGGCGCCGGGCACCGGCATCGACCTGGAGTTCGACGCCGACGTGCAGACCATGTCCCCCGAGGCGTCCGAGTACGAGACCTGCTACGTGACCTCCCACAAGGGGCCCTGCCGCGTGGCCACCTACAGCAGGGACGGGCAGCTGATAGCCACGGGCTCGGCCGATGCCTCCATCAAAATCCTGGACACCGAgaggatgctggccaagagcgCCATGCCCATCGAG GTCATGATGAATGAGACAGCACAGCAGAACATGGAGAACCACCCGGTGATCCGGACTCTGTACGATCACGTGGATGAAGTGACGTGTTTAGCTTTCCACCCAACAGAACAGATCCTGGCATCTGGCTCAAGGGACTACACACTTAAATTGTTTGATTATTCAAAACCTTCTGCCAAAAGAGCCTTCAAATACATCCAG GAAGCAGAGATGTTACGCTCCATTTCTTTCCACCCTTCTGGGGATTTCATCCTGGTGGGGACCCAGCACCCAACCCTTCGTCTGTACGACATCAACACCTTCCAGTGCTTCGTGTCCTGCAACCCCCAGGACCAGCACACCGATGCCATCTGCTCCGTCAACTACAACGCCAGCGCCAACATGTACGTGACAGGCAGCAAGGATGGCTGCATCAAACTCTGGGATGGGGTCTCCAACCGCTGCATCACCACCTTTGAGAAGGCACACGATGGAGCTGAAGTCTGTTCTgctattttttccaaaaattcCAAGTATATTTTGTCCAGTGGGAAAGACTCTGTGGCTAAACTCTGGGAGATATCCACTGGTCGGACGCTGGTGAAATACACAG GTGCTGGTTTGAGCGGCCGCCAGGTGCACAGGACTCAGGCTGTGTTCAACCACACAGAGGATTACGTGCTGCTGCCAGACGAGAGGACcatcagcctgtgctgctgggactCCAGGACTGCGGAGCGCAGGAacctcctgtccctggggcACAACAGCATCGTGCGCTGCATCGTGCACTCCCCCACCAACCCCGGCTTCATGACCTGCAGCGACGACTACAGGGCCAGGTTCTGGTACAGGAGGTCCACCACAGACTGA
- the CSTF1 gene encoding cleavage stimulation factor subunit 1 isoform X1, which translates to MSGRRVAAACDRRQLPRGMGSMAAPLLDPRPLRLPFLEADSRLPSMCGRSMQQPSRRSVLRARPPPPLPPPPLDALRAPAAILGAERGRQKEGSAPPRQSLLTMYRTKVSLKDRQQLYKLIISQLLYDGYINIANGLINEIKPQSVCAPSEQLLHLIKLGMENDDSAVQYAIGRSDTVAPGTGIDLEFDADVQTMSPEASEYETCYVTSHKGPCRVATYSRDGQLIATGSADASIKILDTERMLAKSAMPIEVMMNETAQQNMENHPVIRTLYDHVDEVTCLAFHPTEQILASGSRDYTLKLFDYSKPSAKRAFKYIQEAEMLRSISFHPSGDFILVGTQHPTLRLYDINTFQCFVSCNPQDQHTDAICSVNYNASANMYVTGSKDGCIKLWDGVSNRCITTFEKAHDGAEVCSAIFSKNSKYILSSGKDSVAKLWEISTGRTLVKYTGAGLSGRQVHRTQAVFNHTEDYVLLPDERTISLCCWDSRTAERRNLLSLGHNSIVRCIVHSPTNPGFMTCSDDYRARFWYRRSTTD; encoded by the exons AGCCGCCTCCCATCGATGTGCGGGCGCTCGATGCAGCAGCCTTCGCGGAGGAGCGTCCTGCGGgcccggccgcccccgccgctgccgccgccgccgctcgaTGCGCTCCGCGCTCCCGCCGCCATCTTAGGGGCAGAGCGCGGGCGGCAGAAGGAAGGCTCG GCCCCCCCAAGGCAGTCCCTGCTCACAATGTATAGGACAAAAGTCAGTTTGAAAGATCGTCAGCAACTTTACAAACTGATAATTAGTCAGCTGCTCTATGATGGATACATCAACATTGCCAATGGCTTGATAAATGAGATCAAACCACAGTCTGTCTGTGCACCCTCTGAACAACTGCTGCACCTAATTAAGTTAG GCATGGAGAACGACGACAGCGCTGTCCAGTACGCCATCGGCCGCTCGGACACCGTGGCGCCGGGCACCGGCATCGACCTGGAGTTCGACGCCGACGTGCAGACCATGTCCCCCGAGGCGTCCGAGTACGAGACCTGCTACGTGACCTCCCACAAGGGGCCCTGCCGCGTGGCCACCTACAGCAGGGACGGGCAGCTGATAGCCACGGGCTCGGCCGATGCCTCCATCAAAATCCTGGACACCGAgaggatgctggccaagagcgCCATGCCCATCGAG GTCATGATGAATGAGACAGCACAGCAGAACATGGAGAACCACCCGGTGATCCGGACTCTGTACGATCACGTGGATGAAGTGACGTGTTTAGCTTTCCACCCAACAGAACAGATCCTGGCATCTGGCTCAAGGGACTACACACTTAAATTGTTTGATTATTCAAAACCTTCTGCCAAAAGAGCCTTCAAATACATCCAG GAAGCAGAGATGTTACGCTCCATTTCTTTCCACCCTTCTGGGGATTTCATCCTGGTGGGGACCCAGCACCCAACCCTTCGTCTGTACGACATCAACACCTTCCAGTGCTTCGTGTCCTGCAACCCCCAGGACCAGCACACCGATGCCATCTGCTCCGTCAACTACAACGCCAGCGCCAACATGTACGTGACAGGCAGCAAGGATGGCTGCATCAAACTCTGGGATGGGGTCTCCAACCGCTGCATCACCACCTTTGAGAAGGCACACGATGGAGCTGAAGTCTGTTCTgctattttttccaaaaattcCAAGTATATTTTGTCCAGTGGGAAAGACTCTGTGGCTAAACTCTGGGAGATATCCACTGGTCGGACGCTGGTGAAATACACAG GTGCTGGTTTGAGCGGCCGCCAGGTGCACAGGACTCAGGCTGTGTTCAACCACACAGAGGATTACGTGCTGCTGCCAGACGAGAGGACcatcagcctgtgctgctgggactCCAGGACTGCGGAGCGCAGGAacctcctgtccctggggcACAACAGCATCGTGCGCTGCATCGTGCACTCCCCCACCAACCCCGGCTTCATGACCTGCAGCGACGACTACAGGGCCAGGTTCTGGTACAGGAGGTCCACCACAGACTGA